AACTATGGCTCGTTTTGGAACTAAAATTTTATGGCTGTTTGTTGCAGTTTTAGGCGCTATTTGTTTTGCTCACTTGGCTCTACAAAATGGCGAAAGTGTGTCAGCAATTTATTTAGTGGTTGCTGCTGTGTGTATCTATATAATAGGATATAGATTTTATGGACGCTTTGTAGCATATAAGGTTTTAGAACTTGATAAAAATCGTGCTACACCTGCGGTTTTAGAAAATGATGGACGCGATTTTGTTCCTACAAATAGAACGGTTTTGTTTGGACATCATTTTGCTGCTATTGCAGGTGCTGGTCCTTTAGTAGGTCCTATTCTAGCTGCTCAGATGGGATATTTGCCTTCTATGCTTTGGATTTTAGTAGGAGGTGTTTTAGCAGGTGCAGTTCATGACTTTGTTGTGCTTTTTATATCTACTCGTAGAAGGGGTAGAAGCTTAGGTGAAATAATCAAAGATGAAATGGGTAGTTTTACTGGAGGTGTTGCTATGGTAGCAATCTTTGGTATTATGCTCATTATTATCGCTATTTTGGCTATGGTGGTGGTAAAAGCTCTAGCAGAATCGCCTTGGGGATTATTTACAATCGCAATGACTATTCCTATAGCAATTTTTATGGGAGTCTATATGCGTTTTATTCGTCCAGGTAGAGTAGGTGAGGCTTCGGTTATAGGTTTTGTGCTTTTAATCTTAGCAATTCATTATGGTAGTGTTATAGCCGCTGATCCTTATTGGGCAAAAATATTTACCCTAGAAGCTCCAACTTTAGCGATTATCATGATGGCTTATGGTTTTATAGCAGCTGTTTTACCTGTATGGTTTTTATTGGCTCCAAGAGATTATCTTTCTACTTTCTTAAAGATTGGTGTTATTGTTGTGATGGCTGTAGCTATTATTATTGTTGCACCTGATTTACAAATGCCAAAAACTAATACTCAGTATTTTGATGGAACAGGTCCTGTATTTGCGGGTGCTATTTTTCCATTTTTGTTTATAACTATTGCTTGTGGCGCTATTAGTGGCTTCCATGCCCTTATTTCAAGTGGAACTACTCCAAAAATGCTTGAAAATGAAACTCATGCCCTACCTGTTGGATACGGTTCTATGCTTGCAGAAAGTGCTGTAGCGGTTATGGCTTTAATTTGTGCTTGTATCTTGCATCCTGGACTTTATTTTGCTATAAATTCAAGTTCTGCTTTAATAGGATCTGATGTTGTAAGTGCTGCACAAGCTATTTCAAGCTGGGGATTTAGCATCACTCCTGAAGAAATTTCTACTTTAACTACAAATATAGGAGAATACACTATACTTTCTAGAACAGGTGGAGCTCCGACTTTTGCTATAGGTGTAGCTTTGATTTTACATGAGCTTTTTGGTGGTATTGATCTAATGGCTTTTTGGTATCATTTTGCTATATTGTTTGAAGCTTTATTT
The window above is part of the Campylobacter coli genome. Proteins encoded here:
- a CDS encoding carbon starvation CstA family protein, with amino-acid sequence MARFGTKILWLFVAVLGAICFAHLALQNGESVSAIYLVVAAVCIYIIGYRFYGRFVAYKVLELDKNRATPAVLENDGRDFVPTNRTVLFGHHFAAIAGAGPLVGPILAAQMGYLPSMLWILVGGVLAGAVHDFVVLFISTRRRGRSLGEIIKDEMGSFTGGVAMVAIFGIMLIIIAILAMVVVKALAESPWGLFTIAMTIPIAIFMGVYMRFIRPGRVGEASVIGFVLLILAIHYGSVIAADPYWAKIFTLEAPTLAIIMMAYGFIAAVLPVWFLLAPRDYLSTFLKIGVIVVMAVAIIIVAPDLQMPKTNTQYFDGTGPVFAGAIFPFLFITIACGAISGFHALISSGTTPKMLENETHALPVGYGSMLAESAVAVMALICACILHPGLYFAINSSSALIGSDVVSAAQAISSWGFSITPEEISTLTTNIGEYTILSRTGGAPTFAIGVALILHELFGGIDLMAFWYHFAILFEALFILTAVDAGTRACRFMVQDILGNVYKPLGNIHNYPAGLLATALSVAGWGYFLYQGAIDPKGGIYTLWPLFGVSNQMLAGMALLLATTILVKMGKAKYTWVTLVPATFVLVATLYGGIQKIMPYEEGNKVGNAVSHVAAVTIQSQKIQDLELKLNNAKDENEIAAIEKEISIATQSKIGNLINAILCVFFMLATLLVILSCIGICLGKIKIPLKETKYIKLNEFQKV